In Mycolicibacterium phocaicum, one DNA window encodes the following:
- a CDS encoding DUF7832 domain-containing protein, whose protein sequence is MTYDDAGWHQDSVGEHGLDPDCTATHIGMFFAWLAHNDLVDTERTNTAPLLARSITPGKFLVDQCCGEINSADVTARGAAFCEAAYRQYLRVYDAIPEIARYEVSYAAPDTWETYDAVAPVIQEAYEIFRHGGN, encoded by the coding sequence ATGACCTACGACGACGCTGGTTGGCACCAAGATTCAGTCGGTGAACACGGCCTGGACCCCGACTGCACCGCCACCCACATTGGCATGTTCTTCGCCTGGCTGGCCCACAACGATCTGGTCGACACCGAGAGAACGAATACCGCACCGCTGCTTGCCCGGTCGATCACTCCAGGAAAGTTCCTGGTCGACCAATGCTGTGGAGAGATCAACTCGGCCGATGTCACCGCACGCGGCGCCGCGTTCTGCGAAGCGGCCTATCGTCAGTATCTGCGCGTCTACGACGCTATCCCCGAAATCGCCAGGTACGAGGTCAGTTACGCCGCACCAGACACGTGGGAGACGTACGACGCCGTGGCACCGGTAATCCAGGAGGCCTACGAAATCTTCAGACATGGCGGCAACTGA
- a CDS encoding YbaB/EbfC family nucleoid-associated protein, translating into MTDNRFIDIESLEGQAELIARTRRAVDEIGEVQACSPDDLVRVTVAVSGLVTDVDLADETVRLDREELGRLIAATAQKASQLMAAKVAEAMAEVHRLQELLLADFDGVDASAAEALRSIAANSRAEELPSDVDPFDFYVPYDQPSDQDREDW; encoded by the coding sequence ATGACCGACAACCGGTTCATCGATATCGAAAGTCTAGAAGGCCAAGCCGAATTGATCGCCCGTACCCGCCGAGCGGTCGACGAGATCGGCGAAGTTCAGGCATGCTCCCCCGACGATTTGGTTCGCGTCACCGTCGCAGTCTCGGGCCTGGTAACTGATGTCGACCTGGCCGACGAGACCGTGCGCCTCGACCGCGAAGAACTCGGCCGACTGATCGCGGCCACCGCTCAGAAAGCCAGCCAACTCATGGCGGCCAAAGTCGCCGAGGCCATGGCCGAGGTCCATCGTCTTCAAGAACTACTGCTCGCCGACTTCGACGGTGTCGACGCCTCTGCAGCCGAGGCTCTCCGCAGCATCGCTGCCAATTCTCGCGCTGAGGAACTGCCAAGCGACGTAGACCCATTCGACTTCTACGTCCCGTACGACCAACCGTCGGACCAGGATCGAGAAGACTGGTAA
- a CDS encoding adenylate/guanylate cyclase domain-containing protein — translation MVDFDALEAAGIADARRRAPLIEYLDSLGFTAEQMVAAERQGRLFGLAGDVVQWSGQPRHSLTDAAQALGLPLADVEQAWAVLGLTVADPNTPTLTDNDIEALRTWTDLRTAIGDDAATGFLRVIGASVARVAEALASMSRAGLPELDLAHSHDELVTAQAYRSAAAFIPRIGGMIDSFHRHHLFAARTYFDAIVHHESLTVDCGVGFADLSNFTQLTQRLTPADLTSLLNEFNAITNDVVHADGGRVVKFIGDAVMWVSATPESLAKVAMDLVHHPRPKMANISVRAGLSFGSVVATGGDYFGNPVNLAARLVAAAEPGQILVAAPWYDMPGKWPVAPREPLVLKGFNDPVTAFELCPEAERAARQA, via the coding sequence GTGGTCGACTTCGACGCATTGGAAGCCGCGGGCATCGCCGATGCGCGTCGGCGCGCGCCGCTCATCGAGTACCTGGACAGCCTGGGCTTCACCGCGGAGCAGATGGTCGCAGCAGAGCGCCAGGGCCGGTTGTTCGGGCTGGCGGGCGACGTCGTGCAGTGGTCGGGGCAGCCCCGGCACAGCCTGACCGACGCCGCCCAGGCGCTCGGGTTGCCGCTGGCCGACGTCGAGCAGGCCTGGGCGGTCCTGGGCCTGACGGTCGCCGACCCGAATACGCCGACGCTCACCGACAACGACATCGAGGCGCTGCGCACCTGGACCGATCTGCGGACCGCGATCGGCGACGACGCCGCGACGGGCTTCCTCCGGGTGATCGGTGCGAGCGTGGCGCGGGTGGCGGAGGCGCTGGCGTCGATGAGCCGCGCCGGTCTGCCGGAACTCGATCTGGCGCACAGCCACGACGAACTCGTGACGGCACAGGCCTACCGGTCGGCGGCCGCCTTCATCCCGCGCATCGGCGGCATGATCGACTCGTTTCACCGCCACCATTTGTTCGCTGCCCGAACGTATTTCGATGCCATCGTCCACCACGAGTCGTTAACAGTGGACTGCGGTGTCGGGTTTGCCGACCTGTCCAATTTCACGCAGCTCACGCAGCGGCTCACACCGGCCGATCTGACCAGCCTGCTCAACGAGTTCAACGCCATCACCAATGACGTGGTGCACGCCGACGGAGGTCGGGTGGTCAAGTTCATCGGTGATGCGGTGATGTGGGTCAGCGCGACACCCGAATCGCTCGCCAAGGTCGCCATGGATTTGGTGCACCATCCGCGCCCGAAGATGGCCAACATCAGCGTGCGGGCCGGCCTGAGCTTCGGTTCGGTGGTCGCCACCGGCGGTGATTACTTCGGCAACCCGGTGAATCTGGCGGCCCGCCTGGTGGCCGCGGCCGAGCCGGGGCAGATTCTGGTGGCCGCGCCGTGGTACGACATGCCGGGCAAATGGCCGGTCGCGCCTCGGGAGCCCTTGGTACTCAAGGGCTTCAACGACCCCGTGACCGCATTCGAGCTGTGCCCGGAGGCTGAGCGGGCGGCCCGGCAGGCGTGA
- a CDS encoding leucyl aminopeptidase — protein MTRVGPVSSAPGYQSPAVTLASALPSDLDAAVLIVPVITGENDEATVVANPFLDAEATGEIEVALKALGAKGSTEQVTRVLVPSLPVASVLAVGLGKDRDEWPADVIRRAAGVAARSLNGTETVVTTLSELDVAAAVEGLILGAYRFSEFRSAKTAPKEAGLTALTVLSTADDAETAAARGVDVATAVATARDFVNTPPSHLYPGEFAKRAKALGKSAGLEVEVLGKKELEDAGFGGIVGVGKGSSRGPRLVRLTYRSGTKNAKKVALVGKGITFDTGGISIKPAANMHHMTSDMGGAAAVIATIVLAARQQLPVDVIATVPMAENMPSSTAQRPGDVLTQYGGTTIEVLNTDAEGRLILADAIVRACEDNPDYLIDTATLTGAQLVALGVRTPGVMGTDDFRDRVAKLSQEVGENGWPMPLPEELKDDLKSTVADLANVSGARNAGMSVAGVYLREFVADGVQWAHLDVAGPAYNTGGPWGYTGKGGTGVPTLTMFAVLEDIAKNG, from the coding sequence ATGACTAGGGTGGGACCGGTGAGCAGCGCACCCGGTTACCAGTCCCCCGCCGTCACCCTCGCATCCGCCCTGCCGTCCGATCTGGACGCTGCGGTGCTGATCGTGCCGGTCATCACCGGCGAGAACGACGAGGCCACGGTCGTGGCCAACCCGTTTCTGGACGCCGAGGCCACCGGTGAGATCGAGGTGGCGCTGAAGGCACTGGGCGCGAAGGGTTCGACCGAGCAGGTGACGCGCGTGCTCGTCCCGTCACTGCCGGTGGCCAGCGTGCTGGCCGTCGGCCTCGGCAAGGACCGCGACGAATGGCCGGCCGACGTGATCCGCCGCGCCGCGGGCGTGGCCGCCCGTTCCCTCAACGGCACCGAGACCGTCGTGACCACCCTCTCCGAATTGGATGTGGCCGCGGCCGTCGAGGGCCTGATCCTGGGCGCCTACCGCTTCTCCGAATTCCGCAGCGCGAAGACCGCCCCCAAGGAGGCGGGCCTGACTGCCCTCACGGTTCTGTCCACCGCAGACGACGCCGAGACCGCCGCGGCTCGGGGTGTCGACGTGGCGACCGCGGTCGCGACGGCCCGCGATTTCGTCAACACCCCGCCGAGCCACCTGTACCCGGGTGAATTCGCCAAGCGGGCAAAGGCTTTGGGTAAGTCGGCGGGCCTCGAGGTCGAGGTGCTGGGCAAGAAGGAACTGGAGGATGCCGGTTTCGGCGGCATCGTGGGCGTCGGCAAGGGCTCGTCCCGGGGGCCCCGACTCGTGCGCCTGACCTACCGCTCCGGCACGAAGAACGCCAAGAAGGTGGCGCTCGTGGGCAAGGGCATCACCTTCGACACCGGCGGCATCTCGATCAAGCCGGCCGCCAACATGCACCACATGACCTCTGATATGGGCGGCGCCGCGGCCGTCATCGCCACCATCGTGCTGGCGGCGCGCCAGCAGCTGCCGGTCGACGTCATCGCGACCGTCCCCATGGCCGAGAACATGCCGTCGTCGACGGCGCAGCGCCCCGGCGACGTACTGACCCAGTACGGCGGGACCACCATCGAGGTGCTCAACACCGATGCCGAGGGCCGGCTGATCCTGGCCGATGCCATCGTCCGCGCCTGCGAGGACAACCCCGACTACCTGATCGACACCGCGACGCTGACCGGCGCGCAGCTGGTGGCACTCGGCGTGCGCACCCCCGGCGTGATGGGCACCGACGACTTCCGCGACCGGGTCGCCAAGCTCTCCCAGGAGGTCGGCGAGAACGGCTGGCCGATGCCGCTGCCCGAGGAACTCAAGGATGACCTCAAGTCGACGGTGGCCGACCTGGCCAACGTCAGCGGCGCGCGCAACGCCGGCATGTCGGTGGCCGGGGTCTACCTGCGCGAGTTCGTCGCCGACGGTGTTCAGTGGGCGCACCTCGACGTCGCCGGCCCGGCCTACAACACCGGCGGCCCCTGGGGCTACACCGGTAAGGGCGGCACCGGCGTCCCGACGCTGACCATGTTCGCCGTGCTGGAAGACATCGCGAAGAACGGCTAG
- a CDS encoding alpha/beta fold hydrolase, which translates to MQFVDSADGTRIATYEEGNPDGPVVVLVHGWPDSHDMWDATVPHLADTYRVIRYDNRGSRNSGVPKKVSSYTMAHYADDFAAVIAALAPGEKVHVLAHDWGSVGMWEYLSRPESVDRIASFTSTSGPSADHTRHFIMEGLKRPYRPVRFLQSVSQFLRLTYQGFFSIPLVARVLVRATVPTILPQLMKHLDGMSDKQIRHSDTFATDAANSLKVYPANYWRTIFKGRRDHYVNVPVQVIVNRGDQFVRPHLYDETPQWVPRLWRRDIESGHWSPMSHPEELATAVRELADHLAGAEPARDLHDAYVG; encoded by the coding sequence ATGCAGTTTGTGGACAGCGCGGACGGGACGCGGATCGCGACCTACGAAGAGGGCAACCCCGACGGTCCGGTGGTGGTACTGGTGCATGGCTGGCCGGATTCGCACGACATGTGGGACGCCACCGTGCCCCACCTCGCCGACACCTACCGCGTGATCCGCTACGACAACCGCGGATCGCGCAATTCCGGTGTGCCCAAGAAGGTTTCGTCGTACACCATGGCCCACTACGCCGATGACTTCGCGGCCGTCATCGCCGCGTTGGCGCCCGGCGAGAAGGTCCACGTACTGGCCCACGACTGGGGCTCGGTCGGCATGTGGGAATACCTGTCGCGGCCCGAGTCGGTGGATCGCATCGCGTCCTTCACCTCGACGTCGGGACCGAGCGCCGACCACACCCGGCACTTCATCATGGAGGGCTTGAAGCGCCCGTATCGGCCGGTGCGGTTCCTGCAGTCGGTGTCGCAGTTCCTGCGACTGACGTATCAGGGTTTCTTCTCGATACCGCTCGTGGCGCGAGTGCTGGTTCGGGCCACTGTGCCGACCATCCTGCCGCAACTGATGAAACATCTTGATGGCATGTCCGACAAGCAGATTCGGCATTCGGACACCTTCGCGACCGACGCCGCGAACAGCCTCAAGGTGTACCCCGCCAACTACTGGCGGACCATCTTCAAGGGCCGGCGCGACCACTACGTCAACGTGCCGGTGCAGGTGATCGTCAACCGTGGCGACCAGTTCGTCCGCCCGCACCTGTACGACGAGACGCCGCAATGGGTTCCGCGGCTGTGGCGCCGCGACATCGAGTCGGGGCACTGGTCGCCGATGTCGCATCCGGAGGAGCTGGCAACCGCGGTGCGCGAGTTGGCCGACCACCTCGCCGGTGCCGAGCCGGCCCGGGATCTGCACGACGCATACGTGGGCTAG
- the sucB gene encoding 2-oxoglutarate dehydrogenase, E2 component, dihydrolipoamide succinyltransferase, giving the protein MAISVQMPALGESVTEGTVTRWLKQEGDTVAVDEPLLEVSTDKVDTEIPSPAAGVLTKIVAQEDDVVEIGGELAVIGEAGSEPAAAPASTAAPSAPEPAAAPAPEPTPAPAPAAEAPASAPAPAASDAADATSIVMPTLGESVTEGTVTRWLKKVGDSVEVDEPLVEVSTDKVDTEIPSPIAGVLLSITADEDDVVSIGGELAKIGAAGSAPAPAPAPEAPAPAAEAPATAAAPTPPPAPPAPAAPTPPPAPAPAPAAPAPAAAAPAATSAPADDASPYVTPLVRKLAAENNVDLASVQGTGVGGRIRKQDVLAAAEAAKAPAAPAAASAPAAPAAKAPAAAAPAPALAHLRGTTQKATRIRQITAKKTRESLQTTAQLTQTHEVDMTRIVSLRARAKNSFAEREGVNLTYLPFIARAVIDALKIHPNVNASYNEETKEITYYDAEHLGFAVDTEQGLLSPVVHNAGDLSLGGLARAIVDIADRARSGNLRPDELAGGTFTITNIGSQGALFDTPILVPPQAAMLGTGAIVKRPRVVVDEGGNESIGVRSVCYLPLTYDHRLIDGADAGRFVTTIKRRLEEGAFEADLGL; this is encoded by the coding sequence ATGGCCATCTCCGTCCAGATGCCCGCACTCGGTGAGAGCGTTACCGAGGGGACCGTCACTCGATGGCTCAAGCAGGAGGGCGACACCGTCGCGGTCGACGAGCCCCTGCTCGAGGTGTCCACCGACAAGGTCGACACCGAAATCCCGTCGCCTGCAGCCGGTGTCCTGACCAAGATCGTCGCGCAGGAAGACGACGTGGTCGAGATCGGCGGCGAACTCGCCGTCATCGGTGAGGCCGGCTCGGAGCCGGCCGCAGCCCCCGCTTCAACCGCCGCACCGTCGGCTCCCGAGCCCGCCGCGGCCCCCGCGCCGGAGCCCACCCCGGCTCCCGCACCTGCCGCCGAAGCGCCCGCGTCGGCCCCCGCTCCGGCGGCCTCCGACGCTGCCGACGCCACCTCGATCGTGATGCCCACGCTGGGCGAGTCGGTCACCGAGGGCACCGTGACCCGCTGGCTCAAGAAGGTCGGCGACTCCGTCGAGGTCGACGAGCCCCTCGTCGAGGTCTCCACTGACAAGGTCGACACCGAAATCCCGTCGCCGATCGCGGGCGTGCTGCTTTCCATCACCGCTGACGAGGACGACGTCGTGTCCATCGGCGGCGAGCTCGCGAAGATCGGTGCCGCCGGTTCGGCCCCGGCACCGGCACCCGCCCCTGAGGCACCGGCCCCGGCCGCTGAGGCCCCGGCAACCGCCGCCGCGCCGACGCCGCCGCCGGCTCCCCCGGCGCCGGCCGCACCGACCCCGCCCCCCGCGCCTGCTCCCGCCCCGGCTGCCCCGGCACCCGCCGCCGCAGCTCCGGCCGCCACGTCCGCCCCGGCCGACGACGCCAGCCCCTACGTCACCCCGCTGGTGCGAAAGTTGGCTGCGGAGAACAACGTTGACCTCGCTTCGGTGCAGGGCACCGGCGTCGGCGGCCGCATCCGCAAGCAGGACGTGCTCGCCGCGGCCGAGGCCGCCAAGGCCCCCGCCGCACCTGCCGCCGCGTCGGCTCCGGCCGCTCCGGCCGCCAAGGCCCCGGCCGCAGCAGCTCCCGCGCCCGCGCTGGCGCACCTGCGTGGCACCACGCAGAAGGCCACCCGGATCCGTCAGATCACGGCCAAGAAGACGCGCGAGTCGCTGCAGACCACGGCTCAGCTGACCCAGACCCACGAGGTCGACATGACCCGCATCGTGTCGCTGCGGGCCCGCGCCAAGAACTCGTTCGCCGAGCGCGAGGGTGTGAACCTGACGTATCTGCCGTTCATCGCCCGCGCCGTGATCGACGCGTTGAAGATCCACCCGAACGTCAACGCCAGCTACAACGAGGAAACCAAGGAGATCACCTACTACGACGCCGAGCACCTCGGCTTCGCGGTGGACACCGAGCAGGGCCTGCTGTCGCCGGTCGTGCACAACGCCGGTGACCTGTCCCTCGGTGGCCTCGCCCGCGCGATCGTCGACATCGCGGACCGCGCCCGCTCGGGCAACCTGCGGCCCGACGAGCTGGCCGGCGGCACCTTCACCATCACCAACATCGGTAGCCAGGGCGCGCTGTTCGACACCCCGATCCTGGTTCCGCCGCAGGCGGCCATGCTCGGCACCGGTGCCATCGTCAAGCGGCCGCGGGTCGTCGTGGACGAGGGCGGCAACGAGTCGATCGGTGTCCGGTCGGTGTGCTACCTGCCGCTGACCTACGACCACCGCCTGATCGACGGCGCCGACGCCGGACGGTTCGTGACCACCATCAAACGTCGTCTCGAAGAGGGTGCGTTCGAGGCCGACCTGGGGCTGTAA
- a CDS encoding TIGR01777 family oxidoreductase translates to MAHAVIAIAGSSGLIGSALVSALRATDHRVVRIVRRQPANADEVYWNPDAGDFDWRTLRDVDAVVNLCGVSVGSRRWSGAFKQSLRDSRIVPTEVLTDAVVDAGVPVLINASAVGFYGNTRDRIADERSPAGTGFLARLCLDWEAATRPAADAGVRVVLARTGLVLAPAGGMLARLRPVFGLGLGARLGSGRQYMPWITLEDEVRALLFALNHDDLSGPLNLTGPAPVTNGEFTEALGRALHRPTPLLMPGFALRAALGEFAEEGLLGGQRAIPAALEDAGFEFHQRTIGEALSYVTAPNAA, encoded by the coding sequence ATGGCGCACGCGGTCATAGCCATCGCGGGCTCGTCGGGACTCATCGGTTCCGCACTGGTGTCGGCGCTCCGTGCCACCGACCATCGGGTGGTGCGCATCGTGCGCCGCCAACCGGCCAACGCCGACGAGGTGTACTGGAACCCCGACGCCGGCGACTTCGACTGGCGCACGTTGCGTGACGTCGATGCCGTGGTCAACCTGTGCGGGGTGAGCGTCGGTTCCCGCCGGTGGTCGGGAGCGTTCAAGCAGAGCCTCCGTGACAGCCGCATCGTCCCGACCGAGGTGCTGACCGACGCCGTCGTCGACGCCGGAGTGCCCGTGCTCATCAACGCCAGTGCCGTTGGCTTCTATGGCAATACGCGGGACCGGATCGCCGACGAGCGCTCCCCCGCCGGCACCGGCTTCCTGGCCCGGCTGTGTCTGGACTGGGAGGCCGCCACGCGGCCGGCGGCCGACGCCGGTGTCCGCGTCGTGCTCGCGCGCACCGGCCTGGTGCTGGCGCCGGCAGGCGGCATGCTGGCCCGGCTCCGTCCGGTCTTCGGGCTCGGGCTGGGTGCCCGGCTGGGCAGCGGGCGCCAGTACATGCCGTGGATCACGCTGGAGGACGAGGTGCGGGCCCTGCTGTTCGCGCTGAATCACGACGACCTGTCCGGACCGCTCAATCTGACAGGGCCGGCGCCGGTCACCAACGGTGAGTTCACCGAGGCGCTGGGACGGGCACTGCACCGCCCCACCCCGCTGCTGATGCCCGGTTTCGCGCTGCGGGCCGCGCTCGGCGAGTTCGCCGAGGAGGGACTGCTCGGCGGCCAGCGCGCCATCCCGGCCGCGCTGGAGGATGCCGGCTTCGAGTTCCACCAGCGGACCATCGGCGAGGCGCTGTCTTACGTCACCGCCCCCAACGCGGCCTGA
- the lipB gene encoding lipoyl(octanoyl) transferase LipB encodes MTIRSAGGPIDVRRLGTIDYNDAWALQRELADARSDERGDDTLLLLEHPPVYTAGRRTEPHERPVDGTPVIDTDRGGKITWHGPGQLVGYPIIGLAQPLDVVKFVRLLEDALMAVCAELGLQTIRVDGRSGVWLAADELRPERKIAAIGIRVARGTTLHGFSLNCNCDLRAFGGIVPCGIADAGVTSLTKELGREVTPEDVMDRVASAVCTALGAPALTSTP; translated from the coding sequence GTGACGATCCGATCTGCCGGCGGCCCGATCGACGTGCGCCGGCTGGGCACCATCGACTACAACGACGCCTGGGCGCTCCAGCGGGAGCTCGCTGACGCCCGCTCCGACGAGCGCGGCGACGACACGCTGCTGCTGCTCGAGCACCCACCCGTCTACACCGCCGGCCGCCGGACCGAACCGCATGAGCGGCCGGTCGACGGCACCCCCGTCATCGACACCGACCGCGGCGGCAAGATCACCTGGCACGGTCCCGGACAGCTGGTCGGCTACCCGATCATCGGCCTGGCGCAGCCGCTCGACGTGGTGAAATTCGTTCGGCTGCTCGAGGATGCGCTGATGGCGGTCTGCGCCGAGCTCGGCCTGCAGACCATCCGGGTGGACGGCCGGTCGGGCGTCTGGCTGGCGGCCGACGAGCTGCGGCCCGAACGCAAGATCGCCGCCATCGGCATCCGCGTCGCCCGCGGCACGACGCTGCACGGCTTCTCCCTGAACTGCAACTGCGACCTGCGTGCGTTCGGCGGCATCGTCCCGTGCGGCATCGCCGACGCCGGTGTGACGTCGCTGACGAAGGAGTTGGGCCGCGAGGTCACGCCGGAGGACGTCATGGACCGGGTGGCGTCAGCGGTGTGCACGGCACTCGGCGCTCCCGCACTAACATCGACACCATGA
- the lipA gene encoding lipoyl synthase translates to MSVDPGNRKLLRLEVRNAETPIERKPPWIKTKLKMGPEYKDLKSLVKREGLHTVCEEAGCPNIYECWEDREATFLIGGEQCTRRCDFCQIDTGKPADLDRDEPRRVAESVHTMGLRYSTITGVARDDLPDGGAWLYAETVRQIHALNPNTGVELLAPDFNGVPELLEQVFDSRPEVFAHNVETVPRIFKRIRPAFRYERSLGVITAARDYGLVTKSNLILGMGETPEEIRVALQDLYDAGCDIVTITQYLRPSPRHHPVERWVRPEEFVEHQQFAEGLGFAGVLAGPLVRSSYRAGKLYAQAARLRPPVS, encoded by the coding sequence ATGAGCGTCGATCCCGGTAACCGCAAGCTGCTCCGCCTGGAGGTCCGCAACGCGGAGACGCCGATCGAGCGCAAGCCGCCGTGGATCAAGACCAAGCTCAAGATGGGCCCCGAGTACAAGGACCTCAAGAGCCTGGTCAAGCGCGAGGGCCTGCACACCGTCTGCGAAGAGGCCGGCTGCCCCAACATCTACGAATGCTGGGAGGACCGCGAGGCCACCTTCCTGATCGGCGGCGAGCAGTGCACCCGCCGCTGCGACTTCTGCCAGATCGACACCGGCAAGCCCGCCGACCTGGACCGTGACGAACCCCGCCGGGTCGCCGAGAGCGTGCACACCATGGGTCTGCGCTACTCCACGATCACCGGGGTGGCCCGCGACGACCTGCCCGACGGCGGCGCCTGGCTGTACGCCGAGACGGTGCGCCAGATCCACGCGCTCAACCCGAACACCGGCGTCGAGCTGCTGGCCCCCGACTTCAACGGCGTGCCCGAGCTGCTCGAGCAGGTCTTCGACTCGCGCCCAGAGGTGTTCGCGCACAACGTCGAAACCGTGCCGCGCATCTTCAAGCGCATCCGCCCGGCGTTCCGCTATGAGCGCAGCCTCGGCGTGATCACCGCGGCCCGCGACTACGGCCTGGTGACCAAGAGCAATCTGATCCTCGGCATGGGCGAGACGCCCGAGGAAATCCGAGTGGCCCTGCAGGACCTGTACGACGCCGGCTGCGACATCGTCACCATCACGCAGTACCTGCGCCCGTCGCCGCGGCACCACCCCGTCGAGCGGTGGGTGCGGCCGGAGGAATTCGTCGAGCACCAGCAGTTCGCCGAGGGTCTCGGGTTCGCCGGTGTGCTTGCCGGACCGCTGGTCCGGTCGTCCTACCGGGCCGGGAAGCTGTACGCCCAGGCTGCCCGGTTACGGCCACCGGTTTCCTGA
- a CDS encoding DUF4191 domain-containing protein, with protein MAKTTNPAAVKAAKAEAKAARKAASKQRRAQLWQAFQIQRKEDKRLLPYMIGAFVLIVALAVAMAAYSGGIFSWITLPILGVLLGALVAFIIFGRRAQKSVYSKADGQTGAAAWALDNMRGQWRVTQGVAATGSFDAVHRVVGRPGVIFVGEGSPQRLKPLLAQEKKRTARLVGEVPIYTIVVGNEEDQVPLSKLERHLTKLPANITTKQMDALESRLAALGSKLGPGGLPKGPLPAGAKMKGMQRTARRK; from the coding sequence ATGGCGAAGACCACCAATCCTGCTGCTGTGAAGGCTGCGAAGGCCGAGGCGAAGGCGGCCCGCAAGGCCGCCTCGAAGCAGCGCCGCGCCCAGCTCTGGCAGGCGTTCCAGATTCAGCGCAAAGAGGACAAGCGGCTGCTGCCGTACATGATCGGCGCGTTCGTGCTGATCGTGGCGCTCGCCGTCGCGATGGCCGCGTACTCCGGCGGCATCTTCAGCTGGATCACGCTGCCCATCCTGGGCGTGCTGCTCGGCGCGCTGGTCGCGTTCATCATCTTCGGCAGGCGCGCGCAGAAGTCGGTCTACAGCAAGGCTGACGGCCAGACCGGCGCGGCGGCCTGGGCGCTGGACAACATGCGCGGCCAGTGGCGGGTCACGCAGGGCGTCGCCGCCACCGGCAGCTTCGATGCCGTGCACCGGGTGGTCGGCCGGCCGGGTGTGATCTTCGTCGGCGAGGGTTCGCCGCAGCGCCTGAAACCGCTTCTGGCGCAGGAGAAGAAGCGCACCGCACGACTGGTCGGCGAGGTGCCGATCTACACCATCGTGGTCGGCAACGAAGAGGACCAGGTGCCGCTGTCCAAGCTGGAACGGCACCTGACCAAGCTGCCCGCCAACATCACCACCAAGCAGATGGACGCGCTCGAGTCCCGTCTGGCCGCTCTGGGTTCCAAGCTGGGCCCCGGCGGTCTGCCCAAGGGTCCGCTGCCCGCCGGCGCCAAGATGAAGGGCATGCAGCGCACCGCGCGCCGTAAGTAG
- a CDS encoding RDD family protein gives MSGADGFRLGSWLSGPESQRPVDDATYPGKALGLPETGPGSLARFGRRFAALLVDWLICYGLGTLSVVFGGLSEYEYQYVWHGTPAVIAWVVVGTVSVRLFTFTPGQFALGLRVVSVGRSQYVGLGRAFVRMLLVLLAVPALLTDADGRGLQDRLTHTAVLRR, from the coding sequence ATGTCCGGTGCAGATGGATTTCGGCTCGGTTCGTGGCTGTCCGGGCCCGAATCGCAGCGCCCCGTTGATGACGCCACATACCCGGGTAAAGCCCTGGGCCTGCCGGAAACCGGACCGGGTTCCCTCGCCCGATTTGGCCGTCGCTTCGCCGCGCTGTTGGTGGACTGGCTGATCTGCTACGGCCTGGGCACCCTGAGTGTGGTGTTCGGCGGGCTCAGTGAATACGAGTACCAATACGTCTGGCACGGCACCCCCGCGGTGATCGCCTGGGTCGTCGTCGGCACGGTTTCGGTGCGGCTCTTCACCTTCACGCCCGGACAGTTCGCGCTCGGGCTGCGCGTCGTGTCCGTCGGCCGGAGCCAGTACGTCGGGCTCGGCCGCGCCTTCGTGCGCATGCTGCTGGTGCTGCTGGCCGTGCCCGCGCTGCTCACCGATGCCGACGGCCGCGGGCTGCAGGACCGGCTGACCCACACCGCCGTCCTGCGCCGCTGA